A section of the Leptotrichia sp. HSP-342 genome encodes:
- the speD gene encoding adenosylmethionine decarboxylase, with protein sequence MNELENNKIKLYGFNNLTKTLSFNIYDICYAETEREQKDYIAYIDEQYNSERLTKILIRVAEMIGAQVLNISKQDYEPQGASVNVLIAEERISPENIDKSCNRGKPFFEEIGMDENSIKKSGASQDTDTVHAHLDKSHITVHTFPEYHPDNSISTFRVDIDIATCGEISPLNTLNYLIDSFDSDIITIDYRIRGFTRDISGKKFFTDHNITSIQDYIEPEKLKIYDAIDVNVYQSNIFHTKMLIKEIRLQNYLFNQDVYEIAPKKRLEITDRLRKEMIEIYSGMNIY encoded by the coding sequence ATGAATGAGTTGGAAAATAATAAAATTAAGTTATATGGATTTAACAATTTAACAAAAACATTAAGTTTTAATATTTATGATATTTGCTATGCGGAAACAGAGAGGGAGCAGAAGGACTATATTGCATACATTGATGAGCAATATAATTCAGAAAGACTTACAAAAATACTTATTCGTGTAGCAGAAATGATTGGAGCACAAGTCTTGAACATATCAAAGCAGGATTACGAGCCGCAAGGAGCCTCTGTAAATGTTTTAATTGCAGAAGAAAGAATAAGTCCAGAAAATATCGACAAGTCTTGTAATAGAGGAAAGCCATTTTTTGAGGAAATTGGAATGGATGAAAACAGTATAAAAAAAAGTGGGGCAAGTCAGGATACAGATACAGTTCACGCTCATTTGGATAAAAGCCATATAACAGTGCATACTTTCCCAGAATACCATCCAGATAATTCAATTTCCACTTTCAGAGTGGATATTGATATTGCAACTTGTGGGGAAATTTCGCCATTAAATACGTTAAACTATCTGATAGACAGCTTTGATTCTGATATAATTACAATTGACTACAGAATACGTGGATTTACAAGAGATATTTCAGGAAAGAAATTTTTTACAGATCATAATATAACTTCTATTCAAGATTATATTGAGCCTGAAAAATTAAAAATATACGATGCAATTGACGTAAATGTATATCAGTCTAATATTTTCCATACAAAAATGCTAATAAAGGAAATTAGATTACAAAATTATCTATTTAATCAAGATGTTTATGAAATCGCACCTAAAAAACGGCTGGAAATTACGGATAGACTTAGGAAGGAAATGATTGAAATTTATAGTGGAATGAATATTTATTAA
- the speE gene encoding polyamine aminopropyltransferase, protein MELWYTEEHTKNVRFSIKIDKQLVSAKSDFQRIDIFESPEFGRFLTLDGFMMLTEKDEFIYHEMITHVPMAVNPKANKILVIGAGDGGTVRELVKYEHIERIDMVEIDKMVVDICREYLPKTANKLDNERVHIYYEDGLKFVRSKTDEYDIVIVDSTDPFGPGEDLFTREFYGNCFNALKEDGILVNQHESPYYEADAKATARANKQLRAVFPFATVYQLHIPTYPSGHWLFGFASKKYNPVEDLKADEWNKFGIETRYYNTELHKGAFALPNYVKDLIK, encoded by the coding sequence ATGGAATTATGGTACACAGAAGAACATACAAAAAATGTTCGTTTTTCTATAAAGATTGATAAGCAGTTAGTCAGTGCAAAAAGTGATTTTCAGAGAATTGATATTTTTGAATCGCCAGAGTTTGGGCGGTTTTTGACATTGGATGGATTTATGATGTTGACAGAAAAGGATGAGTTTATTTACCATGAGATGATAACTCACGTTCCTATGGCTGTAAATCCTAAGGCTAATAAAATATTGGTAATTGGTGCTGGAGATGGAGGTACTGTTCGTGAACTTGTAAAATATGAACATATTGAGAGAATTGATATGGTGGAAATTGACAAGATGGTTGTCGATATTTGTCGAGAATACTTGCCTAAGACGGCAAATAAATTGGATAATGAAAGGGTACATATTTATTATGAGGATGGACTAAAATTCGTACGTTCAAAAACTGATGAATATGATATTGTAATTGTGGATTCGACAGATCCGTTTGGGCCTGGAGAAGATTTATTTACAAGAGAATTTTATGGAAATTGCTTTAATGCACTAAAAGAGGATGGAATTCTTGTAAATCAGCACGAAAGCCCATATTATGAGGCAGATGCCAAAGCGACAGCAAGGGCAAATAAACAGTTAAGAGCAGTTTTCCCCTTTGCAACAGTTTATCAGCTGCATATACCAACATATCCGTCAGGACATTGGCTATTTGGATTTGCTTCAAAAAAATATAATCCTGTAGAAGATTTGAAGGCTGATGAATGGAATAAGTTTGGGATAGAGACAAGATATTATAATACAGAATTGCATAAAGGGGCTTTTGCTTTGCCAAATTATGTGAAAGATTTAATAAAATAA
- a CDS encoding AAA family ATPase, with translation MKKKLPIGISDFKKIIDGNYYYFDKTELIKSIIGEPGEVKLFTRPRRFGKTLNMSMIKYFFDIENKDGNKKLFENLKISENEYFEKQGTAPVISISFRNYDESSWENGFEMIKNTISDLYDEFEFVKENLSVRKKEKYDSILFNRATEATWKLSLLDLTKYLYEYYGKKVVVLIDEYDQPIIDSYVKGYYQEAISFFKTFYGVVLKDNNYLEMGIMTGILRVAKENIFSGLNNLRVHTILDNRFTEYFGITESEVEHALKDFDLEFELKDVQRWYNGYLFGDIKVYNPWSIINFLNDEKLKSYWVNTSGNELIKLYLKKLKNEIFDDFSKLLNREEIYKRINENMTFSNLESNYSKNIWNLFFHSGYLTLAKKIEDDGMCYLKIPNEEILKMFSEMFIEIYFEDYEKFLYMSNALREGNISEFEKHLKEVLLENVGIFDVSGIYREQFYHGLMLGIILTLKNEYEITSNNFAGKGRYDLLLKPKNLEKRKEGIILELKVVNAMENLSEDKIFEKLENECDIALQQIEEKEYASVLKNSGVENVLKIGIAFFGKEVAVKFDRNYS, from the coding sequence ATGAAGAAAAAACTGCCAATAGGAATATCAGATTTTAAAAAAATAATAGACGGAAATTACTATTATTTTGATAAAACAGAATTGATAAAAAGTATTATAGGAGAACCTGGCGAAGTTAAGCTGTTTACACGTCCGAGAAGATTTGGAAAAACACTTAATATGTCGATGATAAAATATTTTTTTGATATTGAAAATAAAGATGGAAATAAAAAACTGTTTGAGAATTTAAAAATTTCTGAAAATGAGTATTTTGAAAAGCAGGGGACAGCTCCAGTTATTTCAATTTCATTCAGAAATTATGATGAAAGTAGCTGGGAAAATGGGTTTGAGATGATAAAAAATACAATTTCGGATTTATATGATGAATTTGAATTTGTAAAGGAAAATTTAAGTGTTAGAAAAAAAGAAAAATACGATTCGATTTTATTTAACAGAGCAACTGAAGCAACATGGAAATTATCCTTGCTGGATTTAACAAAATATCTATATGAATATTATGGAAAAAAGGTTGTGGTGCTGATAGATGAGTATGATCAGCCGATAATTGATTCATACGTGAAAGGCTATTATCAAGAAGCAATTAGCTTTTTTAAAACATTTTATGGAGTTGTCCTAAAGGATAATAATTATCTCGAAATGGGAATTATGACTGGGATTTTAAGAGTTGCAAAGGAAAATATATTTTCTGGATTGAATAATTTAAGAGTTCATACAATTTTAGACAATAGATTTACAGAATATTTTGGGATTACAGAAAGTGAAGTTGAGCATGCTTTAAAGGATTTTGATTTAGAATTTGAACTTAAAGATGTTCAACGTTGGTACAATGGATATTTGTTTGGAGATATAAAAGTTTATAATCCGTGGTCGATTATTAATTTTCTGAATGATGAAAAATTAAAGTCGTACTGGGTAAATACGAGTGGAAATGAATTGATAAAATTATATTTAAAAAAGCTGAAAAATGAGATTTTTGATGATTTTTCAAAACTTTTGAATAGAGAAGAGATTTATAAACGAATAAACGAAAATATGACTTTTTCAAATCTTGAGTCAAATTATAGTAAAAATATATGGAATTTATTTTTTCACAGCGGATATTTAACACTGGCAAAGAAAATCGAAGATGATGGAATGTGCTATTTAAAAATACCGAATGAAGAAATATTGAAAATGTTCTCAGAAATGTTTATAGAAATTTATTTTGAAGATTATGAGAAATTTTTGTATATGTCAAATGCTTTGAGAGAAGGAAATATAAGTGAATTTGAGAAACATTTGAAAGAAGTTTTATTGGAAAATGTAGGAATATTTGATGTAAGTGGAATTTACAGAGAGCAATTTTATCATGGCTTAATGCTTGGAATAATTTTGACTTTGAAAAATGAGTATGAAATAACTTCAAATAATTTTGCTGGGAAAGGCAGATATGATTTGCTTTTGAAGCCTAAAAATCTGGAAAAAAGAAAAGAAGGAATTATTTTGGAATTAAAAGTTGTAAATGCAATGGAAAATTTGAGTGAAGATAAAATTTTTGAAAAATTAGAGAATGAGTGTGATATTGCGTTACAGCAGATTGAAGAGAAAGAATATGCTTCTGTATTAAAAAATTCTGGAGTTGAGAATGTATTGAAAATTGGGATAGCATTTTTTGGAAAAGAAGTGGCAGTTAAATTTGATAGAAATTATAGTTAA
- the speB gene encoding agmatinase: MRNKNIHTFIGCDNEYNESKIAIFGAPFDSTTSFRPGTRFASAVMRNESFGIETYSPYQDKDLEDIKVFDGGDLELSFGNSESTLQDIQDETAKILKDGKIPFMIGGEHSVTLGAVRAVAEKYPDLHIIQFDAHTDLRDEYLGQYYSHASVIRRCWDIVGDDRIFQFGIRSGERDEWKFAKEHLHTTKFNFDELDEVVEKLKGKPVYFTLDLDVLDPSEFPGTGTPEAGGVTFVELHKAIEKISQLNIVGLDMNELSPVYDQSGQSTALACKLLREILLFIYK, from the coding sequence ATGAGAAATAAAAATATACATACATTTATAGGTTGTGACAATGAATACAATGAGAGTAAAATTGCTATTTTTGGAGCACCATTTGATAGTACGACTTCGTTTAGACCAGGGACTAGATTTGCTTCAGCGGTTATGAGAAATGAGAGTTTTGGTATAGAAACTTACAGCCCTTATCAAGATAAGGATTTGGAGGATATTAAGGTTTTTGATGGAGGAGATTTGGAACTTTCGTTTGGAAATTCAGAAAGTACATTGCAGGATATTCAGGATGAAACGGCAAAAATTTTGAAGGATGGGAAAATTCCGTTTATGATTGGTGGAGAGCATTCTGTTACATTGGGAGCTGTAAGAGCGGTTGCTGAGAAATATCCAGATTTGCATATTATTCAGTTTGACGCACATACAGATTTGCGAGATGAGTATTTAGGGCAGTATTATTCACATGCTTCTGTAATTAGAAGATGTTGGGATATTGTTGGAGATGACAGAATTTTTCAGTTTGGAATAAGAAGTGGGGAAAGAGATGAATGGAAATTTGCAAAGGAACATCTTCATACAACAAAATTTAATTTTGATGAACTTGATGAAGTTGTAGAAAAATTAAAAGGGAAACCTGTGTATTTTACATTGGATCTAGATGTACTTGATCCATCGGAATTTCCTGGAACTGGAACGCCTGAAGCTGGAGGAGTTACTTTTGTGGAACTTCATAAGGCAATAGAAAAAATTTCACAATTAAATATTGTGGGGCTTGACATGAATGAATTATCGCCTGTATACGATCAGTCTGGACAATCTACGGCATTAGCTTGCAAACTGCTTAGGGAAATTCTGTTGTTTATTTATAAATAG
- a CDS encoding aminotransferase class I/II-fold pyridoxal phosphate-dependent enzyme, with amino-acid sequence MGKNIDKDRQNKTVLFDALKNYLSNRVVRFDVPGHKGGRGNKEFRDFIGLEAMQMDVNSMKPLDNLCHPTSVIKEAQDIAAEAFGAKEAYFMVSGTTGAVQAMIMATCKAGDKIIIPRNVHRSAINAMVICGAIPVYINPGLNKKLGISLGMSINDVKKAIQENPDAKAILVNNPTYYGICSDLKSIVKMAHENDMFVLVDEAHGAHFYFDENLPISAMEAGADMAAISMHKTGGSLTQSSILLSGERINADYVRQVINLTQTTSASYLLMTSLDVARKNLAINGRELFEKTVKFAEYARNEINKLGGYYAYGKELIDGDSVYDFDTTKLSVYTKDIGLAGIEVYDILRDDYEIQIEFGDLGNILAIISAGDRGLEIERLISSLAEIKRLYSKDSTGMFDHEYINPDVVLPPQKAFYSEKEMIPIKDSAGKISGEFVMAYPPGIPILAPGERITEEIINYIEYAKEKGCLLTGTEDMHVEKINVVLE; translated from the coding sequence ATGGGGAAAAATATTGATAAAGATAGACAGAATAAGACAGTTCTTTTTGATGCTTTAAAAAATTATCTTTCTAACAGGGTTGTGAGATTTGATGTGCCAGGGCATAAAGGAGGGCGTGGAAATAAGGAATTTCGGGATTTTATTGGGCTGGAAGCGATGCAGATGGATGTTAATTCGATGAAGCCGCTTGATAATTTATGCCATCCAACTTCGGTTATAAAAGAGGCTCAGGATATAGCGGCAGAGGCTTTTGGGGCAAAAGAGGCTTATTTTATGGTAAGTGGAACAACTGGGGCTGTACAGGCTATGATTATGGCAACTTGCAAGGCTGGAGATAAAATTATTATACCGAGAAATGTGCATAGAAGTGCCATTAATGCAATGGTAATTTGTGGAGCAATTCCAGTTTATATTAACCCTGGACTTAACAAAAAATTGGGAATATCACTTGGGATGTCGATTAATGATGTGAAAAAGGCAATTCAGGAAAATCCTGATGCAAAAGCAATATTAGTGAATAATCCTACTTATTACGGAATTTGTTCAGATTTAAAATCTATTGTAAAAATGGCACATGAAAATGATATGTTTGTGCTAGTTGATGAGGCACATGGAGCACATTTTTACTTTGATGAAAATTTACCAATTTCAGCGATGGAAGCTGGAGCAGATATGGCGGCAATTAGTATGCATAAGACAGGCGGTTCTTTAACACAAAGTTCGATTTTGTTAAGTGGTGAGAGAATAAACGCTGATTATGTTCGGCAAGTTATAAACTTGACTCAAACTACGAGTGCATCGTATTTACTTATGACTTCACTTGATGTGGCAAGAAAAAATTTGGCAATAAATGGAAGGGAACTTTTTGAAAAGACAGTTAAATTTGCAGAATATGCCAGAAATGAAATTAATAAACTAGGTGGGTATTATGCGTATGGGAAAGAACTGATTGATGGAGATTCGGTTTATGACTTTGATACGACAAAATTATCTGTGTATACAAAAGATATTGGACTTGCTGGAATTGAAGTTTATGATATTTTGCGGGATGATTATGAAATTCAGATTGAATTTGGAGATTTGGGAAATATTTTAGCGATAATTTCGGCGGGAGACAGAGGCTTGGAAATAGAACGGCTAATATCTTCGCTTGCAGAAATTAAACGGCTTTACTCAAAAGACTCTACAGGAATGTTTGATCATGAATATATAAATCCTGATGTTGTGCTTCCGCCACAAAAAGCCTTTTATTCAGAAAAGGAAATGATCCCCATAAAAGATAGTGCGGGTAAAATAAGTGGAGAATTTGTTATGGCTTATCCGCCAGGAATACCGATATTAGCACCAGGAGAGCGAATTACTGAGGAAATCATAAACTATATCGAATATGCAAAGGAAAAAGGATGTTTATTAACAGGAACTGAGGATATGCATGTTGAAAAGATAAATGTTGTTTTGGAGTGA
- the rpsI gene encoding 30S ribosomal protein S9, which translates to MAEKIQYLGTGRRKTSVARVRLVPGETGVTINGKDMREYFGGREILAKIVEQPLELTETLNKYGVKVSVNGGGNTGQAGAIRHGVSRALLVADAELRGALKEAGFLTRDSRMVERKKYGKKKARRSPQFSKR; encoded by the coding sequence GTGGCAGAAAAAATTCAATATTTAGGAACTGGAAGAAGAAAAACTTCAGTAGCAAGAGTAAGATTAGTACCAGGTGAAACTGGAGTAACAATAAATGGAAAAGATATGAGAGAATATTTTGGTGGAAGAGAAATCTTGGCTAAAATAGTAGAACAACCATTAGAATTAACAGAAACTTTAAACAAATACGGAGTAAAAGTTAGCGTAAATGGTGGTGGAAACACAGGACAAGCAGGAGCAATTAGACATGGTGTTTCAAGAGCATTATTAGTAGCTGATGCTGAATTAAGAGGAGCTTTAAAAGAAGCTGGATTCTTAACAAGAGATTCAAGAATGGTTGAAAGAAAAAAATACGGGAAAAAGAAAGCAAGAAGAAGCCCACAATTCTCAAAAAGATAA
- a CDS encoding glutamine synthetase III, whose protein sequence is MENAMKSFGENVFRDSNLKKRVSKAVFKEFKASQLGETELSKEAAEVIANAIKDWATKRGATHFCHWFQPLNDLTAEKHDSFLEPVENEEVIYKFSGSNLIKGESDASSFPNGGLRSTFEARGYTIWDTSSYPFIRENKNGVTLYIPTAFISFTGEALDKKVPLLRTMKYISEQALRVLRALGNTTANHVFNTLGVEQEYFLVKKDMFEARDDLLLTGRTLFGASAPKGQELSDHYYGKIKEKVINFMSDVDVELWKLGIPSKTRHNEVAPNQFEVAPLFSVANLASDQNQIIMETIEKTALRHDLVALLHEKPFAGVNGSGKHNNWSLGTDDGKNLFSPGKDIKSNTQFLIFVAAVIEAVDRYYPMLRYATATATNDHRLGGHEAPPAIISVFLGDELTTVLNNIAYKKDAPVSESSKVNLSVDVLPTFSMDAGDRNRTSPFAFTGNKFEFRMPGSSSTPATSAAVINAMVGKVLSEYADKLEKATEKSLPKVANEIIANAYKKHHRIIFNGNGYSEEWAKEAKKRGLTNEVASNTALRKMIDKDVLELTQEIGMLSEQESIARYNAYADRYVTQLSIESRTLIDIANKNILPSGLKYANLLADHIEKNSKYGKAFIKEQEEILKDVLANITTLRKEVKSLEKEINRVKNEKDLGKQTDLVKEKLVTGLEALRIPCDNLEKVIDQEYWSFPTYTDLLFKL, encoded by the coding sequence ATGGAAAACGCTATGAAAAGCTTTGGAGAAAATGTCTTTAGGGATAGTAATTTGAAAAAAAGAGTTTCCAAAGCTGTTTTTAAAGAGTTTAAAGCGTCTCAATTAGGTGAAACTGAGTTATCGAAGGAAGCTGCCGAAGTTATTGCGAATGCAATTAAGGATTGGGCGACTAAAAGAGGGGCTACTCACTTCTGTCATTGGTTTCAGCCGTTAAATGATTTGACAGCAGAAAAACATGATTCATTTTTGGAACCTGTTGAAAATGAGGAAGTTATTTACAAATTTTCTGGAAGTAATTTGATAAAAGGTGAATCTGACGCCTCTTCATTTCCAAATGGGGGACTTCGTAGTACATTTGAGGCAAGAGGTTATACAATTTGGGATACAAGTTCATATCCATTCATAAGAGAAAATAAAAATGGAGTTACGTTGTATATTCCTACAGCCTTTATTTCATTTACTGGTGAAGCGTTGGACAAAAAGGTACCTTTATTAAGAACAATGAAATATATAAGTGAACAAGCATTAAGAGTTTTACGGGCTTTAGGAAATACTACGGCTAATCACGTATTTAACACTTTAGGAGTGGAACAGGAGTATTTTCTTGTAAAAAAAGATATGTTTGAAGCGAGAGATGACTTATTGCTTACTGGAAGAACATTATTTGGGGCATCTGCACCTAAAGGGCAGGAACTAAGTGATCACTATTACGGAAAAATCAAAGAAAAAGTAATAAACTTTATGAGTGATGTTGATGTTGAACTTTGGAAATTAGGAATTCCGTCAAAAACAAGACATAATGAAGTAGCTCCAAACCAATTTGAAGTAGCACCACTATTTTCAGTAGCAAACTTGGCATCAGATCAGAATCAGATAATAATGGAAACCATTGAAAAAACGGCATTAAGACACGATTTGGTAGCATTGCTTCACGAGAAGCCATTTGCAGGAGTAAATGGTTCAGGGAAACATAATAACTGGTCACTAGGAACTGATGACGGTAAAAATCTTTTCAGTCCTGGAAAAGATATCAAATCAAACACACAATTTTTAATTTTTGTAGCTGCGGTAATAGAAGCTGTTGACAGATATTATCCAATGTTAAGATATGCGACTGCAACTGCGACAAATGATCATAGACTTGGTGGACACGAAGCGCCACCTGCAATTATTTCAGTATTCTTAGGAGATGAATTGACAACGGTTTTGAATAATATTGCATACAAAAAAGATGCGCCTGTGTCAGAATCATCAAAAGTAAACTTATCAGTTGATGTATTACCAACATTTAGCATGGATGCTGGAGATAGAAATAGAACTTCGCCATTTGCATTTACTGGAAATAAATTCGAGTTTAGAATGCCGGGGTCAAGCTCTACACCTGCAACTTCTGCGGCTGTAATAAATGCTATGGTAGGAAAAGTGCTGTCTGAATATGCAGATAAACTTGAAAAAGCAACTGAAAAATCTCTGCCAAAAGTGGCAAATGAAATTATTGCAAATGCCTATAAAAAACACCATAGAATAATTTTCAATGGAAATGGATATAGTGAAGAATGGGCAAAAGAAGCTAAAAAACGTGGACTTACAAACGAAGTAGCTTCAAATACTGCGCTTAGAAAAATGATAGATAAAGATGTGCTAGAATTAACTCAGGAAATTGGAATGCTTTCTGAACAGGAATCTATCGCAAGATACAATGCCTATGCAGACAGATATGTAACACAATTAAGCATAGAGTCAAGAACATTGATTGACATTGCAAATAAAAATATCTTGCCATCTGGATTAAAATATGCCAATTTATTAGCTGATCATATTGAAAAAAATTCAAAATACGGAAAGGCGTTTATAAAAGAGCAGGAAGAAATATTAAAAGATGTGCTTGCAAATATTACAACTTTAAGAAAAGAAGTAAAATCGCTTGAAAAAGAAATTAACAGAGTAAAAAATGAAAAAGATTTAGGAAAACAGACAGATTTAGTAAAAGAAAAATTGGTAACAGGACTTGAGGCATTAAGAATTCCTTGTGATAATTTGGAAAAAGTTATTGATCAAGAATATTGGAGTTTCCCAACTTACACGGATTTATTGTTTAAGTTATAA
- a CDS encoding transposase family protein, whose translation MIKTQIVADEKDLRILNVSFSHGSVHDFRLFCRSRVYFSKDVLLIADKGYIGIDKIHGNSLVPKKSTKKYKLTKEDKKYNSIISRRRIYIEHVNSHIKKFRIVSTCYRNKERKFSMRFSLICVIYNFEL comes from the coding sequence ATGATAAAGACTCAGATAGTTGCAGACGAAAAGGATTTAAGGATACTCAACGTCTCGTTTTCACACGGGAGCGTTCATGACTTCAGGCTGTTCTGTAGAAGTCGTGTATATTTTTCAAAAGATGTTCTTTTAATTGCCGACAAGGGATACATAGGCATAGATAAGATACACGGCAACAGCTTGGTGCCTAAAAAATCGACAAAAAAGTATAAATTAACTAAAGAGGACAAGAAATACAATTCAATTATTTCAAGACGTAGAATTTACATAGAGCATGTGAATAGTCATATCAAGAAATTCAGGATAGTGTCTACATGTTACAGAAACAAGGAAAGAAAATTTTCTATGAGATTCTCGTTGATTTGTGTAATTTATAATTTTGAACTATAA
- a CDS encoding glycoside hydrolase family 108 protein codes for MADNRFLKFFNYILLVEGSYSNDKNDKGGETKYGITKERARECGYKGSMKDLTKAMAQKIYEEKYYKARKLDQVKNDKVALSIFDFSVNAGRYGIKKAQEALNKVYGKNVVSVDGAIGSQTLKYLNDVNPVKFLAVYHSLQREYYKSLAKNNVTQNDFLAGWLNRVKVKENYLRNV; via the coding sequence ATGGCTGACAACAGATTTTTGAAATTTTTTAATTATATTTTATTAGTTGAAGGAAGCTACTCTAATGATAAAAATGATAAAGGCGGGGAAACAAAATATGGCATTACTAAGGAGCGAGCTAGAGAATGTGGATACAAAGGTAGTATGAAAGATTTAACAAAAGCAATGGCACAAAAAATTTATGAGGAAAAATATTATAAGGCTAGAAAATTGGATCAAGTGAAAAATGATAAAGTGGCACTAAGCATATTTGATTTTTCAGTAAATGCTGGGAGATATGGAATTAAAAAGGCTCAGGAGGCTTTGAACAAGGTTTATGGCAAAAATGTTGTGAGTGTGGATGGAGCAATTGGATCTCAGACACTAAAATATTTAAATGATGTTAATCCAGTTAAATTTTTGGCTGTATATCACAGTTTACAGCGTGAATATTACAAGTCTCTTGCTAAGAATAATGTAACTCAGAATGATTTTCTAGCTGGATGGCTGAACAGAGTTAAGGTTAAGGAAAATTATTTGAGAAATGTTTAA
- a CDS encoding transposase family protein: MINNVEKKKLKEENYQKIFGIHKMLKLLNEAYRIGHLRGRHPRKLSVLNRLVIMLSYYHNYRTMENIAFEYGVAKSTICECVKWAEKSGELSLPKKRELVRDTEIEVVLVDTTECEIERPKKTVEILLRKKEKTYDKDSDSCRRKGFKDTQRLVFTRERS, encoded by the coding sequence ATGATAAATAATGTTGAAAAAAAAAAACTTAAGGAAGAGAACTATCAGAAAATTTTTGGTATTCATAAAATGCTGAAACTTTTGAATGAGGCATACAGAATTGGGCACTTAAGAGGCAGACATCCGCGAAAACTGTCCGTTCTTAACAGGCTTGTAATTATGCTTTCATATTATCATAACTATAGAACTATGGAAAACATTGCCTTTGAATACGGCGTTGCAAAAAGCACTATCTGTGAGTGTGTTAAATGGGCTGAGAAAAGCGGGGAGCTTTCCTTGCCTAAAAAGAGGGAGCTTGTCAGGGACACTGAGATAGAGGTTGTACTGGTTGACACTACGGAATGCGAGATTGAGCGTCCTAAAAAAACAGTGGAGATATTACTCAGGAAAAAGGAAAAAACATATGATAAAGACTCAGATAGTTGCAGACGAAAAGGATTTAAGGATACTCAACGTCTCGTTTTCACACGGGAGCGTTCATGA
- a CDS encoding AEC family transporter, translated as MIFLKSLGSIFPIIVMIAIGYILKKRHWFHHTFSENVSKLITNVALPCSIFYSVLKYLNMDALKEVSNRLIFTFASVIIGYVAAFFVIKLVKMREGRRGVFYNAVVNANTIFIGLPLNMALFGEAASKYYLMYYITNTVSIWTLGYMLLAGDSLEGNEDEKSGFNLKKLLSPPLIAFVIAFIVLLSGIKVITPIVETTKYLGSVVTPLALLYIGIVLADAGLHSIRFDLDTNLALLGRFVFSSIVMIVLLKIAGHFVQLNDLEIKTFVIQSAAPVFAALPILVNETNGDIGYSTNVVTTSTILFILVVPILMSILNIIHI; from the coding sequence ATGATTTTTTTGAAATCACTGGGAAGTATTTTCCCTATTATTGTTATGATTGCGATTGGATATATTTTGAAAAAAAGGCACTGGTTTCATCACACATTTAGTGAAAATGTGTCAAAACTTATTACAAATGTGGCTTTGCCTTGTTCAATATTCTATTCAGTCTTGAAATATTTAAATATGGATGCTTTGAAGGAAGTGTCAAATCGTTTGATTTTTACATTTGCTTCGGTTATTATCGGATATGTTGCAGCTTTTTTTGTAATAAAGCTGGTGAAGATGAGAGAAGGACGGCGTGGAGTCTTTTATAATGCGGTAGTCAATGCAAATACAATATTTATTGGACTTCCGTTAAATATGGCACTTTTTGGAGAAGCAGCTTCCAAATATTATTTAATGTATTACATTACAAATACTGTATCAATTTGGACTTTAGGGTATATGCTTCTGGCAGGTGATTCGTTGGAAGGTAATGAAGATGAGAAAAGTGGGTTTAATCTAAAAAAGTTGTTATCACCTCCACTTATTGCTTTTGTAATAGCCTTTATTGTACTTTTGTCAGGCATAAAAGTAATAACTCCGATTGTGGAAACTACAAAATATCTTGGAAGCGTTGTAACACCTCTTGCATTGCTTTATATTGGAATAGTGCTGGCAGATGCGGGACTTCACAGTATCCGGTTTGATTTGGATACGAACTTGGCTTTACTTGGAAGATTTGTATTTTCGTCAATTGTCATGATCGTGTTATTGAAAATTGCTGGACATTTTGTGCAGTTAAATGATTTGGAAATAAAAACGTTTGTGATACAGTCAGCAGCACCAGTGTTTGCAGCATTACCAATTTTAGTTAATGAAACTAATGGAGATATTGGATATTCCACAAATGTAGTTACAACAAGTACAATTTTATTTATATTGGTTGTTCCAATTCTGATGAGTATTTTGAATATAATTCACATCTAA